From one Larimichthys crocea isolate SSNF chromosome XVIII, L_crocea_2.0, whole genome shotgun sequence genomic stretch:
- the LOC113748180 gene encoding basic leucine zipper and W2 domain-containing protein 1-A-like yields the protein MSNQRQQKPTLTGQRFKTRKRDEKERFDPSQFQESIIQGLNQTGTDLEAVAKFLDASGAKLDYRRYAETLFDILVAGGMLAPGGTLADDVTCTEFCLFKAQEDMETMQAYAQVFNKLIRRYKYLEKGFEEEIKKLLLFLKGFTESERNKLAMLTGILLANGNLSASILSSLFNENLVKEGVSACFAVKLFKSWLSEKDIGSVSASLRKVGMDNRLMELFPANKRSCEHFSKYFTDAGLKELSDFARNQQSIGARKELQKELQEQMSRGDPLKDIIAYTREEIKKNNISEQTMIGLIWSSVMSSVEWNKKEELVTEQAIKLLKQYSPLLKAFTSQGLSELTLLLKIQEYCYDNIHFMKAFQKIVVLLYKADVLSEEAILKWYNETHLAKGKSVFLEQMKKFVEWLKNAEEESESEEEEAD from the exons ATGAGTAATCAAAGGCAGCAGAAGCCTACGCTAACAGGCCAGCGTTTCAAAACCCGGAAAAGAG ATGAAAAGGAGAGGTTTGACCCTTCCCAGTTTCAGGAAAGCATCATACAAGGTCTGAACCAAACCGGCACTGACTTGGAAGCTGTCGCAAAGTTCCTTGATGCCTCTGGTGCCAAGCTCGACTACCGCCGCTATGCTGAGACCCTGTTTGACATCCTGGTGGCTGGTGGAATGCTGG cccCAGGGGGAACCCTGGCAGATGACGTGACCTGCACTGAGTTCTGTCTCTTTAAAGCACAAGAGGACATGGAGACCATGCAGGCATATGCACAG gtctttAACAAACTTATTAGGCGCTACAAATATTTGGAGAAAGGGTTTGAGGAGGAGATTAAAAAG ctgctgctgtttctcaaGGGCTTTACAGAGTCTGAGCGCAACAAGCTGGCCATGCTAACAGGGATTCTGCTGGCCAACGGCAATCTTTCTGCATCCATTCTTAGCAGCCTCTTCAATGAAAACCTAGTCAAAGAAG GTGTTTCGGCATGCTTTGCGGTAAAACTCTTCAAATCCTGGCTTTCTGAAAAGGACATCGGATCTGTTTCTGCCAGTCTCCGAAAGGTTGGCATGGACAACAGACTCATG GAGCTGTTTCCTGCCAACAAGCGTAGTTGTGAGCACTTCTCGAAGTACTTCACAGACGCCGGGCTCAAGGAGCTTTCGGACTTTGCCAGAAACCAGCAGTCCATTGGTGCTCGCAAGGAGCTACAAAAAGAGCTTCAGGAGCAGATGTCACGTGGGGACCCCCTCAAAGAT ATCATCGCATACACCCGCGAGGAAATCAAGAAGAACAACATCTCTGAGCAGACAATGATTGGACTAATCTGGTCGAGCGTAATGAGCTCTGTGGAGTGGAACAAGAAGGAGGAGCTGGTCACAGAACAAGCCATCAAACTTTTAAAG CAATACAGCCCACTGTTAAAGGCGTTTACCTCCCAAGGCCTCTCTGAGCTTACTCTCCTGCTGAAGATCCAGGAGTACTGTTATGACAACATCCACTTCATGAAGGCCTTCCAGAAAATTGTCGTTCTGCTCTACAAAG CGGATGTCTTGAGCGAGGAGGCGATTCTGAAGTGGTACAATGAGACCCACCTTGCCAAAGGAAAGAGTGTTTTCCTTGAGCAGATGAAGAAATTTGTTGAATGGCTCAAGAACGCAGAGGAAG AGTCCGagtctgaggaagaggaggcagactGA